A window of the Salvelinus fontinalis isolate EN_2023a chromosome 14, ASM2944872v1, whole genome shotgun sequence genome harbors these coding sequences:
- the LOC129810536 gene encoding zinc finger matrin-type protein 3-like isoform X1, which yields MMALHVNNRDAYYQSADYYRNSQPLNYGDSSYYFSRLPGPESMLKPSLSLFGQQQPLFQPMPPTHTLGPPPQTLGPPPQTLGPPPQTLGPPPQTLGPPPQTLGPPPPVVVTPDPLRFPLSSLLSAKPPAHLQLVQGPPCPVPPSTAQATLSSRPQEKDAQIGATDQDATLEELCKPLYCKLCNVTLNSAQQAQAHYQGKNHSKKLRNFYAGSQQSPAIRIPEVIEPLSQQPLTTPPTDSATPKQPVSFMGASRVILATENDYCKLCDASFSSPAVAQAHYQGKNHSKRLRLAEAQQSSSILESTECVQRRPRKEGSEYRFIKNRRTPQLPIAVPGPYYNPRPRQRIPRDLAMCVTPSGQFYCSMCNSGASEEADFRLHLESKQHKSKVSEQRYRSEMENLGYT from the exons ATGATGGCGTTACATGTCAACAATAGAGATGCTTACTATCAGAGTGCCGATTATTACAGAAATTCGCAGCCTTTGAACTATGGGGATAGCAGCTATTATTTTTCCCGATTACCAG GACCAGAGTCTATGCTGAAGCCTTCACTGAGCCTATTTGGCCAGCAGCAGCCACTGTTCCAGCCAATGCCTCCTACACATACCCTTGGACCCCCTCCACAGACCCTTGGACCCCCTCCACAGACCCTCGGACCCCCTCCACAGACCCTCGGACCCCCTCCACAGACCCTTGGACCCCCTCCACAGACCCTCGGACCCCCTCCACCAGTAGTAGTGACCCCGGACCCCCTCCGTTTCCCCCTCTCCAGTCTTCTGTCTGCCAAACCTCCCGCTCACCTCCAGCTGGTGCAGGGGCCCCCCTGCCCTGTCCCACCTTCCACTGCCCAGGCGACCCTCAGCAGCAGGCCCCAGGAGAAAGATGCTCAGATCGGGGCCACAGACCAGGACGCTACCTTGGAGGAGCTGTGTAAGCCTCTGTACTGCAAACTGTGCAACGTCACCCTCAATTCTGCTCAGCAGGCACAGGCCCACTACCAG GGAAAAAACCACAGTAAGAAGCTGAGAAATTTCTATGCAGGGAGCCAGCAGTCACCTGCCATCAGGATTCCGGAGGTAATAGAGCCACTTTCCCAGCAACCCCTCACGACTCCACCAACTGACAGTGCAACTCCCAAACAG CCGGTGTCATTCATGGGTGCCAGCAGGGTGATCTTAGCCACGGAGAACGACTACTGCAAGCTGTGTGATGCCTCGTTCAGCTCCCCTGCCGTGGCTCAGGCACACTACCAGGGCAAGAACCATTCCAAGAGACTGCGGCTGGCTGAGGCCCAGCAGAGCAGTAGCATCCT AGAGTCGACTGAGTGTGTCCAGAGGCGTCCGAGGAAAGAGGGGAGCGAGTACAGGTTTATCAAGAACCGTAGGACCCCACAGTTGCCTATTGCCGTGCCAG GCCCCTACTACAACCCCCGGCCCAGGCAGAGGATCCCCAGGGACCTGGCCATGTGTGTGACGCCCAGCGGCCAGTTCTACTGCTCCATGTGCAACTCTGGGGCCAGCGAGGAGGCCGACTTCCGCCTGCACCTGGAGAGCAAGCAGCACAAGAGCAAGGTGTCGGAGCAGCGCTACCGCAGCGAGATGGAGAATCTGGGCTACACTTAA
- the LOC129810536 gene encoding zinc finger matrin-type protein 3-like isoform X2 has translation MLKPSLSLFGQQQPLFQPMPPTHTLGPPPQTLGPPPQTLGPPPQTLGPPPQTLGPPPQTLGPPPPVVVTPDPLRFPLSSLLSAKPPAHLQLVQGPPCPVPPSTAQATLSSRPQEKDAQIGATDQDATLEELCKPLYCKLCNVTLNSAQQAQAHYQGKNHSKKLRNFYAGSQQSPAIRIPEVIEPLSQQPLTTPPTDSATPKQPVSFMGASRVILATENDYCKLCDASFSSPAVAQAHYQGKNHSKRLRLAEAQQSSSILESTECVQRRPRKEGSEYRFIKNRRTPQLPIAVPGPYYNPRPRQRIPRDLAMCVTPSGQFYCSMCNSGASEEADFRLHLESKQHKSKVSEQRYRSEMENLGYT, from the exons ATGCTGAAGCCTTCACTGAGCCTATTTGGCCAGCAGCAGCCACTGTTCCAGCCAATGCCTCCTACACATACCCTTGGACCCCCTCCACAGACCCTTGGACCCCCTCCACAGACCCTCGGACCCCCTCCACAGACCCTCGGACCCCCTCCACAGACCCTTGGACCCCCTCCACAGACCCTCGGACCCCCTCCACCAGTAGTAGTGACCCCGGACCCCCTCCGTTTCCCCCTCTCCAGTCTTCTGTCTGCCAAACCTCCCGCTCACCTCCAGCTGGTGCAGGGGCCCCCCTGCCCTGTCCCACCTTCCACTGCCCAGGCGACCCTCAGCAGCAGGCCCCAGGAGAAAGATGCTCAGATCGGGGCCACAGACCAGGACGCTACCTTGGAGGAGCTGTGTAAGCCTCTGTACTGCAAACTGTGCAACGTCACCCTCAATTCTGCTCAGCAGGCACAGGCCCACTACCAG GGAAAAAACCACAGTAAGAAGCTGAGAAATTTCTATGCAGGGAGCCAGCAGTCACCTGCCATCAGGATTCCGGAGGTAATAGAGCCACTTTCCCAGCAACCCCTCACGACTCCACCAACTGACAGTGCAACTCCCAAACAG CCGGTGTCATTCATGGGTGCCAGCAGGGTGATCTTAGCCACGGAGAACGACTACTGCAAGCTGTGTGATGCCTCGTTCAGCTCCCCTGCCGTGGCTCAGGCACACTACCAGGGCAAGAACCATTCCAAGAGACTGCGGCTGGCTGAGGCCCAGCAGAGCAGTAGCATCCT AGAGTCGACTGAGTGTGTCCAGAGGCGTCCGAGGAAAGAGGGGAGCGAGTACAGGTTTATCAAGAACCGTAGGACCCCACAGTTGCCTATTGCCGTGCCAG GCCCCTACTACAACCCCCGGCCCAGGCAGAGGATCCCCAGGGACCTGGCCATGTGTGTGACGCCCAGCGGCCAGTTCTACTGCTCCATGTGCAACTCTGGGGCCAGCGAGGAGGCCGACTTCCGCCTGCACCTGGAGAGCAAGCAGCACAAGAGCAAGGTGTCGGAGCAGCGCTACCGCAGCGAGATGGAGAATCTGGGCTACACTTAA